One Campylobacter lari DNA segment encodes these proteins:
- a CDS encoding NADH-quinone oxidoreductase subunit N, which produces MSDFSLEKLNFVLLFPVLSLLFWAIALLLLGAFKKLSRNFYIGASVIALLSTLCFLLFYNGFVLDNSQAFFGLFVSDNYAIFTQIVILVFSMLYLLMDKDEQKPEFFSLFLFMIASLMLMVSSTNLIVIFLALEGSSLALYTLIALRGTHNAISSSIKYFTLAAVGAGFFVFACAFVYLKTKSLDLDNLLHSEYISDPILLCAGVMFLVIVGVKLSIAPFHFWLKDVYYGVHTNFIAFISIVPKIAMIIVVLRIFSALGGGVKFEYIVALLAIFSMLAVSIVALIQKDVKKMLAYSSITHSSFILAVIVSSMSVSSQGDGTSYLLSIFALFVYWISFAFANYGIFLILSLFQKSSFESFSGLFDQRPVLSIMLAIFILCIAGIPPFGIFWGKILILASILNSGYYVLVFAIALSSMIMLYAYLKILIYVFFKKAQIIESANLDVKQKIILCLCLIGSVSCVFLLL; this is translated from the coding sequence ATGAGTGACTTTAGTTTAGAAAAATTAAATTTTGTATTATTATTTCCTGTGTTGTCATTGCTTTTTTGGGCTATTGCTTTACTTTTACTGGGTGCTTTTAAAAAACTTTCTAGAAATTTTTATATAGGAGCAAGTGTTATAGCTTTGCTTAGTACTTTATGTTTTTTATTGTTTTATAATGGCTTTGTTTTAGATAATTCTCAAGCTTTTTTTGGTTTATTTGTAAGTGATAATTATGCAATTTTTACTCAAATAGTTATTTTGGTTTTTTCAATGCTTTATTTATTGATGGATAAAGATGAGCAAAAGCCAGAGTTTTTTTCTTTGTTTTTATTTATGATTGCTTCTTTGATGCTAATGGTGTCAAGTACTAATTTGATCGTAATTTTCCTAGCCTTAGAAGGCTCTTCTTTAGCTCTTTATACATTAATAGCTTTAAGAGGAACTCATAATGCTATTAGCTCTAGTATAAAGTATTTTACTTTAGCTGCGGTGGGAGCTGGGTTTTTTGTCTTTGCATGTGCTTTTGTATATTTAAAAACTAAGTCTTTAGATTTAGATAATTTGTTACATTCTGAATATATTTCAGATCCTATTTTGCTTTGTGCTGGAGTAATGTTTTTAGTTATTGTTGGAGTAAAGCTTTCTATTGCACCTTTTCACTTTTGGTTAAAGGATGTATATTATGGAGTACATACAAATTTTATAGCATTTATATCAATTGTTCCAAAAATAGCTATGATAATAGTAGTTTTAAGAATTTTTTCTGCTTTGGGTGGTGGGGTAAAATTTGAATACATAGTAGCATTGCTAGCGATTTTTTCTATGCTTGCTGTAAGCATAGTAGCTTTAATCCAAAAAGATGTAAAAAAAATGCTTGCATATAGCTCCATCACTCATTCTTCTTTTATATTAGCAGTTATTGTTTCTAGTATGAGTGTGAGTTCTCAAGGAGATGGGACTTCTTATTTGCTTTCAATTTTTGCTTTGTTTGTGTATTGGATTTCTTTTGCTTTTGCAAATTATGGAATTTTTTTAATATTGAGTTTATTTCAAAAAAGTTCATTTGAGAGTTTTTCGGGCTTGTTTGATCAAAGACCGGTATTGTCTATAATGTTAGCTATATTTATTTTATGTATAGCAGGTATTCCGCCTTTTGGTATTTTTTGGGGTAAAATTTTAATTTTAGCTTCTATTTTAAACTCAGGCTATTATGTACTTGTATTTGCTATAGCTTTAAGCTCTATGATTATGCTTTATGCTTATTTAAAAATTTTAATTTATGTTTTTTTCAAAAAAGCTCAAATCATAGAAAGTGCAAACTTAGATGTAAAACAAAAGATTATTTTATGCTTGTGTTTGATTGGAAGTGTTTCTTGTGTGTTTTTGCTTTTGTAA
- a CDS encoding tetratricopeptide repeat protein has translation MIRVLFLFLLSITYTFSFEIIVNKGEESKRPFTLLHLKDDKDFTCKSVFEFEKTHFECNVLGVSNMQFQNKEFDDFTIYFEKHQTFLTIKIYPKILAKMFNYSQDIFNAKEIRSQSGDISKHFVFIFTKDLKYYKPSDGLDFDIYFDDALMPYIGALDLNSNPMETSKSADFNTYFNIKQEYEAKKYDQVLRDTVNAIKRYQGSVFMNEFELYKLRAQNKLYTYELDKDQLILEQMLDDAKRWVRTYINDKDYTEVMYIMMRVYMGLSQRSNVEYIIDTLNTEHKGDKYTIMALLDYADYLYHLGKKNTANNIYQDVYYSTPNADLASRAALFLSKNYLETQNTKEAKELANKILESNPEFFMSDLENSLSLAKAFANNRVYDLSSKIYEYIFTHLTKVDKEYERVLKDLALSLLNANEYTKAQKYLDLYAEDFPLGEYVSLIKEAQDKNFLYLKDANASFLHQRYEEIMKKYAGEISSKALFDNVKLYFQEKNYEKVVSYQKDIEKYSNKEVKNLLEQAAILVLEQKLKNDECLAAVKIYDDFKAYNVGGKIQNKKQMLECFKRTTRIEEAKKYIVDNENDDIIFYKLQSADLALKDKRYSFVIKTINDILNTRTIISDNEKFEANYIKFFAELRLQDYNAMIRTLQKLEQFPMNYRMVELYYEFLRYCEKNNFLTSILTYAPKAIDYQNLKGVNLFSPDLEFIYIKALKQSNQAQKALTLFKDLLANPLKDDERARAFYMQSNIYEDLKDVQNQKQSLQNCIDINATSNWQNLCKDKLNVLNTQP, from the coding sequence ATGATAAGGGTTTTATTTTTATTTTTATTAAGTATAACTTATACATTTTCTTTTGAAATTATTGTTAATAAAGGGGAGGAAAGTAAGCGCCCTTTTACGCTTTTGCATTTAAAAGACGATAAAGATTTTACTTGCAAAAGTGTTTTTGAATTTGAAAAAACCCATTTTGAGTGCAATGTTTTGGGTGTTAGCAATATGCAGTTTCAAAATAAGGAATTTGATGATTTTACGATTTATTTTGAAAAGCACCAAACTTTTTTGACAATCAAAATCTATCCTAAAATTTTAGCTAAGATGTTTAATTATTCTCAAGATATCTTCAATGCTAAAGAAATTCGAAGTCAAAGTGGAGATATTTCTAAACATTTTGTATTTATTTTTACTAAAGACTTAAAATATTATAAGCCTAGCGATGGGCTTGATTTTGATATTTATTTTGATGATGCATTAATGCCTTATATCGGAGCTTTAGATTTAAATTCTAATCCTATGGAAACTTCTAAAAGTGCAGATTTTAATACTTATTTTAATATTAAACAAGAATATGAGGCTAAAAAATATGACCAAGTATTAAGAGATACTGTTAATGCTATTAAGCGTTATCAAGGTAGTGTATTTATGAATGAATTTGAGCTTTATAAATTAAGAGCTCAAAATAAACTATACACTTATGAACTTGACAAAGACCAACTAATTTTAGAACAAATGCTAGATGATGCTAAAAGATGGGTAAGAACTTATATTAACGACAAAGATTATACAGAAGTGATGTATATTATGATGAGAGTTTATATGGGTTTATCACAAAGATCTAATGTTGAATATATTATAGATACTTTAAATACTGAGCATAAAGGCGATAAATATACTATAATGGCTCTGCTTGATTATGCAGATTATTTATATCATTTAGGTAAGAAAAATACTGCAAATAATATTTATCAAGATGTGTATTATTCTACCCCAAACGCAGATTTGGCCAGCAGAGCTGCTTTATTTTTATCAAAAAATTATTTAGAAACTCAAAATACCAAAGAAGCCAAAGAGTTAGCAAATAAAATTTTAGAATCAAATCCTGAATTTTTTATGAGTGATTTGGAAAATTCTTTATCTTTGGCTAAAGCTTTTGCTAATAATAGGGTTTATGATTTAAGTTCTAAAATTTATGAATATATTTTTACACATTTAACCAAGGTAGATAAAGAATATGAAAGAGTATTAAAAGATCTTGCTTTGTCTTTATTAAATGCAAATGAGTATACTAAGGCTCAAAAATATTTAGATCTTTACGCAGAAGATTTTCCTTTGGGTGAATATGTGAGTTTAATTAAAGAAGCGCAAGATAAAAACTTTTTATATTTAAAAGATGCTAATGCAAGTTTTTTGCACCAAAGATATGAAGAGATTATGAAAAAATATGCTGGAGAAATTTCTAGTAAGGCGTTGTTTGATAATGTAAAATTGTATTTTCAAGAAAAAAATTATGAAAAGGTTGTAAGTTATCAAAAAGACATTGAAAAATACTCTAATAAAGAAGTTAAAAATCTTTTAGAACAAGCTGCTATTTTAGTTTTAGAACAAAAATTAAAAAATGATGAATGTTTAGCTGCTGTGAAAATATATGATGATTTTAAAGCTTATAATGTAGGGGGTAAAATACAAAATAAAAAACAAATGCTTGAGTGTTTTAAACGCACAACGCGCATTGAAGAAGCTAAAAAATACATAGTGGACAATGAAAACGATGATATTATCTTTTATAAGCTTCAAAGTGCTGATTTAGCCCTCAAAGATAAGCGTTATAGCTTTGTTATAAAAACGATTAATGATATTTTAAATACAAGAACGATTATTAGTGATAATGAAAAATTTGAAGCAAATTATATTAAATTTTTTGCTGAGCTTAGATTGCAAGATTATAATGCTATGATAAGAACTTTACAAAAACTAGAGCAATTTCCTATGAATTATCGTATGGTGGAATTATATTATGAGTTTTTGCGTTATTGTGAAAAAAATAATTTTTTAACAAGTATCTTAACTTATGCTCCAAAGGCTATTGATTATCAAAACTTAAAGGGAGTAAATCTTTTTAGTCCCGATTTAGAATTTATCTATATCAAGGCTTTAAAACAAAGCAATCAAGCTCAAAAAGCTTTAACTTTGTTTAAAGATTTACTTGCTAATCCTTTAAAAGATGATGAGCGTGCAAGAGCTTTTTATATGCAAAGTAATATTTATGAAGATTTAAAAGATGTGCAAAATCAAAAGCAAAGTTTGCAAAATTGTATAGATATTAATGCAACAAGCAATTGGCAAAATTTATGTAAAGATAAATTAAATGTCTTAAACACTCAGCCTTGA
- the mqnP gene encoding menaquinone biosynthesis prenyltransferase MqnP has protein sequence MPILKEKLKDILDLIVFKHSIFALPFLFTSMIVASVILNDSTWFGFKALFLGVICAVSARNFAMAINRLMDEDIDKNNPRCANRPNIDGRIGKASILLFIILNAIIFVLASYFINKLAFALSLPVLFILAIYSAFKRFSSLAHLVLGFCLGLAPIAGSIVVLGSIEIYSVILCLGVTFWTAGFDLLYALQDMEYDKKTGLHSIPAKFGLEATLFISAFCHVLAVLFWLLFVWVAPTGNIAFLGVIISAIILFFEHRIVRKNFAKIDKAFFTLNGYLSIVFFIFIWVDLLWR, from the coding sequence ATGCCTATATTAAAAGAAAAATTAAAAGATATTTTAGATTTGATTGTTTTTAAGCATTCTATTTTTGCTTTACCCTTTTTATTCACTTCAATGATTGTAGCTTCTGTTATTTTAAATGATAGCACTTGGTTTGGCTTTAAGGCTTTATTTTTGGGTGTTATTTGCGCAGTGAGCGCAAGAAATTTTGCAATGGCGATTAATCGTTTGATGGATGAGGATATTGACAAAAATAACCCAAGATGTGCAAATAGACCTAATATTGATGGGCGTATAGGCAAAGCTAGTATTTTACTTTTTATTATTTTAAATGCTATTATTTTTGTTTTGGCAAGCTATTTTATTAATAAGCTAGCCTTTGCTCTTTCTTTGCCGGTATTGTTTATTTTAGCTATTTATTCAGCTTTTAAAAGATTTTCATCCTTAGCGCATTTAGTATTAGGATTTTGCTTAGGACTTGCTCCTATTGCAGGTAGTATTGTAGTTTTGGGAAGTATTGAAATTTATAGTGTTATTTTGTGTTTGGGTGTTACTTTTTGGACGGCTGGATTTGATTTGCTTTATGCTTTGCAAGATATGGAGTATGATAAAAAAACAGGCTTGCACTCTATACCTGCTAAATTTGGACTTGAAGCAACCTTATTTATCTCAGCATTTTGTCATGTTTTAGCAGTGCTTTTTTGGCTTTTATTTGTTTGGGTGGCTCCAACAGGAAATATTGCCTTTTTAGGTGTGATAATTAGTGCGATTATTTTATTTTTTGAGCACCGCATTGTTAGAAAGAATTTTGCAAAAATCGATAAAGCATTTTTTACTTTAAATGGTTATTTGAGTATAGTGTTTTTTATATTTATTTGGGTTGATCTTTTATGGAGATAA
- the miaA gene encoding tRNA (adenosine(37)-N6)-dimethylallyltransferase MiaA, with product MFFEFALIGTTASGKTELANKLAYEFNASILSLDSLCVYKQINIASAKTEQKTLDELDYFGINLLNVNEHFNIALFFEEYKKAKVFAQKNNQMLIITGGTSFYLKALMDGLSENFKESQSMLSNDEIYHLMTKIDPQAKIEKNDTYRLKKWLGIYEQTNKIPSKVLKETKQEALIKKLDIFEISWQKELLEKRIIKRTKNMLNEGLIDEAKMLFDNYDHHLKALNSIGLKECKEFLDKKINLNELEELIIIHTRQLAKRQRTFNKKFNKEILDFQNAYENLKAYILKKYQG from the coding sequence ATGTTTTTTGAATTTGCACTCATTGGAACTACTGCAAGTGGCAAAACAGAACTTGCTAATAAACTAGCTTATGAATTTAACGCAAGTATTTTAAGCCTTGATAGTCTTTGCGTGTATAAACAAATCAACATCGCTTCAGCAAAAACAGAGCAAAAAACCTTAGATGAGCTTGATTATTTTGGCATAAATTTATTAAATGTCAATGAGCATTTTAACATCGCTTTGTTTTTTGAAGAATACAAAAAAGCAAAAGTCTTTGCTCAAAAAAACAATCAAATGCTTATCATCACAGGCGGAACTAGTTTTTATCTAAAAGCTTTAATGGATGGTTTGAGTGAAAATTTTAAAGAGAGTCAAAGCATGCTAAGCAATGATGAAATTTATCATTTAATGACAAAAATTGATCCACAAGCAAAAATAGAAAAAAATGATACTTATCGTTTGAAAAAATGGCTTGGAATTTATGAGCAAACTAATAAAATTCCAAGTAAGGTTTTGAAAGAAACCAAACAAGAAGCTTTGATTAAAAAACTTGATATTTTTGAAATTTCTTGGCAAAAAGAACTTTTAGAAAAACGCATTATTAAGCGTACTAAAAATATGCTAAATGAGGGCTTAATAGATGAAGCTAAAATGTTATTTGATAATTATGATCATCATTTAAAAGCACTAAATTCCATAGGTTTGAAAGAATGCAAAGAGTTTTTAGATAAAAAAATAAATTTAAATGAGCTTGAAGAGCTCATCATCATTCACACAAGACAACTTGCCAAAAGACAAAGAACTTTTAATAAAAAATTCAATAAAGAAATTTTAGATTTTCAAAACGCTTATGAGAATTTAAAAGCTTATATTTTAAAAAAATATCAAGGCTGA